Genomic segment of Thermodesulfobacteriota bacterium:
AGGAGAGCAGCTTGACCAGGTTCCCGCCGATAACCTTTGTCGAGGGGGCGTCCACTATGGAGGAGGCGCCGACGCCCTTGAAGTCTATGGACACGCACTCCTCTTCGCAGACCTCCAGTATCCCCTTGAGCTTCCCGTCGGCGGCCCCTTTGAGCGCGGCGTTCACCTCCTCGGCGGTGGCGTCCTTTTCGAGCTCGGCCACGAGGTCCACCACCGATACGTTAGGCACGGGCACCCTTATGGCCATGCCGTCGAGTTTCCCCTTGAGTTCGGGGAGGACCAGCCCGACGGCCCTGGCGGCCCCGGTGGTCGTGGGTATCATCGAGATCGCGGCGGCACGCGACCTCCTCAGGTCCGCGTGAGGGAGGTCGAGGAGGTGCTGGTCGTTGGTGTAGGAATGGACCGTGGTCATAAGGCCCTTCTTTATGCCGAAGCTCTCGTGCAGCACTTTTGCCACGGGCGCCAGGCAGTTGGTCGTGCACGAGGCGTTCGATATGGTGCGGTGCTTCTTCGGGTCGTATTTGTCGTGGTTCACTCCCATGCAGATCGTTATGTCTTCGCCCTTGGCCGGGGCCGATATTATGACCTTTTTGGCGCCCGCGTCTATGTGGCAGTGCCCTCCCTCGCAGTTGGTGAAGCGCCCGGTGCACTCGAGCACGACGTCCACCCCGAACTCTCCCCACTTGAGCTTCTCCGGGTCGCGCTCGCTCGTTATCTTTACCTCCCTCTCGCATACGACGAGCGAGTCGTCGGTGGCATCCACCGGGCAGCCGAGCCGCCCGAAGACCGAGTCGTACTTCAAGAGGTGCGCGAGAGTCCTGGCGTCGGTGAGGTCGTTTATCACCACGATCTCTATCTCGCTGTCGTTCAGGCAGGTCCGAAAGATGTTCCTCCCTATCCTGCCGAAACCGTTTATTGCGACCTTTATTGCCATTCTGTTATTCCTCCGTGGGAAGTTTTTTAAAAGCCCCCTTAAAACCCAAAGACCTTCAGTTCCTTCTTTATGGTGCTTACCGGAAGCTGGCCCGGCGCGGTCGAAGCCGTTGTTGCACGCATTGTTTTATCCACTGTTGTATCCATTATAGACCCGTAGGTCAGGAGCGAGCCGAGTATGGGGAAGAATATCCGGGATGCGACCCCGTAGCCGCCCATGGCGATGACTATGAGGTCGTCGGAGTCCACGAGGAGCCCCGCAAGTCTCTTGAGGTCGTCTTGTCCCCTGGCCAGCGTAGCGACCTTTACCATATCGGCGCCGGCGGCCCTGGCCCGCCGGACCTTCTCCGAGAGGGCTTTGGTCCCCGGGGTGGACCGGAAGTCGTGGTACGAGACGATGACTTTTTTCCTGTGGCGCCGGGCGCACGCCACGACGTCCTTCAGTATCCTCCCGGAGCCGAGCTCTATGTCCACGGCGTGGACTGCGGGGGTAAGGGCGCTGAAGAGGGCGAGCCTTTCGGCGTCCTTGAGGTCGTTCCTTCCGCCCTCTTTTTTGCTCCTTACGGTAAGGATGAGCGGGATGCCGCGCGCGGAGAGCTTCTTTATCGCCTCTTTTATCCTCTGCGGGTCCCTGTCCCTGAAGGTATCCACCCGCAGTTCAAGGATGTCCGCCCCGCTTGCGAGCGCCTTCTTGACGGTCCTCCCGTCTACGTTCCCCGTAACCACCCCGGCCACCCGGGGGAGGATGCCGAGTGTGAGACCTCGTAGCTTCATCGAAATTTATCTCCGGATAGGGGCAAAACACTATATAGATACCCAAAAATCACCAAAAAGTCAAGGGGTGCTGCCGCACTGGCAACGTGTGTGCGGCCCTTTATAACGTTAGCACCCTGTGCTACGGTCGATAGTTTCTAAATTTAAACACCATCATGGTGCCGCAGATGGCCTGCCAATGGGCTTGAAAAAACGGCTGTATCTGGTAGAATCATTTAACGTTAATACCTTAATAAATCATTGCGGAGGTGTTTTGTATGGACGGACGGATAAGGGATTCGGTAAGGGACTTTTACGGGGACGCCGCGAGGGAGCAGATGCCCGCGCTCTGCTGCCCTACGAGCTATAGCAAGGAGGACACGGCCCACATCCCCAAAGAGGTGCTCGATATATCTTACGGCTGCGGCAGCCCCATAGGGGAGGCCGGGGTAAGGGAGGGGGAGACGGTGCTGGACCTCGGAAGCGGCGGTGGGATAGACTGCTTTATCGCCGCCAAAAAAGTGGGGAGTTCCGGGAGGGTCATAGGGGTGGACATGACCGACGACATGCTCCTGAAGGCGAAAGAGGCCGAGCGGGAGGTCGCGGAAAAGCTCGGTTTCTCCAACGTCGAGTTCAAGAAAGGGTTTTTGGAGGAGATACCCGTCGAAGACGGCTCAATCGACCTCGTCACATCCAACTGTGTCGTGAACCTGTCACACGATAAGGGGAAGGTCATGGAGGAGGTCTACAGGATACTGAGACACAAGGGCCGCTTCTGCATCTCGGACGTGGTGTCGGAAAAGGAGGTCCCCGAGAAGATGCGTGCCGACAGGAAGCTATGGGGCGAGTGCATATCCGGGGCGCTAAAGGAGGACGACTTCATCGATATGTCGAGGAAGGCGGGCTTTTACGGCCTGCACGTCGAGAGCCGCTACCTCTACCATGAAGTAGAAGGCATGAGCTTTCATTCGATAACGCTTAAGGGTTACAAGTTCGATAAGGGAGCCGAATGCCTTTATAAGGGCCAGTACGCCATATACCACGGCCCCTTCAAGTCGGTCCATGACGACGAAGGGCACGAGTACCCGGCCGGAACGCCGGTCGAGATATGCACCGACACGGCCGAGAAGCTGTCGTCTGCTCCATACAGAGGACTATTTACGGTAGTGGATACGGACGGCAAGGTGGAGGGCGCGGCCTGCGAGCCCGATGAGGGGGGAGGGGATGGTGGCTGCTGTTAGTTGCCGCCCTTTCCGGGAAGCCGCCCCGTCCACCGTATTTACATCATACCGAATCCATAGCATACCCAGCTTTTTCTATAAAAAACAGCACTAAAAATACCAAATCGGTCCCTTCGCCGCCTGAAATCCCCACTTTTGGGGGATAGACAAAGGGGGAGCTTTATGTTATATCAGAGTGCAATCTCCCCTTTGTGGGAGAGTCGAGCTGCCCGGCATGGCCGATACAGCTTGACCGTAAGGCGGAAAGAAGTTGGGATGGGCCGGGCAGGGAGACTGGAGGACTACTTCCTTTTTTAAGTACTAATCGTTCATTCACCTGCCCCCGCTTTTTCAAGCTCTTTCCCCGCAGACAAGAAAGCTTTAAGTGCTTCCGTGTCTTTTCTTTCGCCCGGGCATACGTCCGAGGTCCGGGCGGGAGCGCGGGCTGTTACGGGAGGCCTGATGACCGGGTTTCCCTGCGAGGACACGCGTGCAAGGCCCCGTTCCGCGCGGCATAACCGCATCTGGGACGGCTTGATGACGAGCGAACTGCTTGATGACGAGCAAACGGCTTGACGAAGAGCCGGCTACGACTTAAAAGGAGGCCTTTATGAAAAGCACGAGGCGAAAGTCCGCCCGCCCGCCCCTGGCCGGAGCGATCTCAACGGGGAGGTGCGACCGGAATTGGAGGACTGTTTTCCCTCTTTGCGTTGTCGCGGCACTTTATCTTATTATCCCGTCCTTAGTCCATGCGGCGGATGTTACCGAGGAGTGGGTGGCAAGGGACGCCGCCGAGGGGAACGGAGCCCGGGGCATTGCCGTGGATTCGTCCGGCAACATATATGTGACGGGGGATGGTGACGAAGGCATCTATACGATAAAGTACGATAGTGCCGGGAACGAGTTCCCGGACCAGTTCGGGCTGCATACCGGCGCCCGGGACGGTTCCTCTATCGTCCTCAATTCATCGGCCAACGTCTACGTGGTGGGCAACGGGCTCGATATAATAAAGTACCTTCCAGACGGGACCGTCGATTGGGCCTGGGACCGCTCCGGTTTCCAGAGCTTTGCCGTTGACTCCTCGGAGAACGTGTACGTAGCCGGGTTGACCGACGACGGCAACTTCCTCGCCGCAAAATACCTTCCAGACGGGACCGTGGCCACGGGTTGGCCCCAATACTACGATGGTTGCGAATGGGGTAATACCATGGGTCTGCAGGTAGACTCCGCGGGTAACGTATACGTGCTGGGTTCGGGGACGGACGTGGTCGGTCCGGACATCGATCCCAGCGAATACTACTCCGTCACGTTAAAATATAATGCCGGCGGGGAGCTTCTGTGGCATAACGAAACGCCTCTCAGCCCCAACAGCTACCCTAATGTCATGGAACTGGATTCGGCGGGCAACGTCTATGTGAGTGGATATTGGTCCCCCGGCATAGACGAAGAAAATGATACCTTTATCATAAAGTACGACACTGACGGCAATAAGCAGTGGACTGTATCGTATGACTATGGCAATTACGGATACCGGGACATACCCATGGGAATTTCCATGGACCCTTCGGGCGACTACCTTTATGTGGTAGGCAAGAATAAGAGTTCTTTCGGCAGTGATCTTACCGTGGTGAAGTACGACGCCGTGGATGGGACCATGCTGTGCGACGCGAGGTATGCCGGGCTCGAAATACACGATTTTGATAAACACCAGGCCGTTGACCAGTCGGGGAATATATACGTTGCGGCTTCTACCGCCGGTGGAGACAACCGTGATTACGTCACGGTAAGATACAACAGGGATTGCAACGCACAGGGGGAACTGGACCTGGCATGGGTTATGACGTATGACGGCGGCTATGGTGATTTTGTATATGGCATGGCCGTGGATAGCGCGGACAACGTCTATGTCACGGGGGGGAGCTACTCCCCCAAAAGCGGGTTTGGCTATGCCACGGTCAAATACAGCCAGGGGGAGGGCGACGGGTCCGTCGCCTTACCGGACAGCGTAAACCTGCTCGTTGCCGGGGAGGTTATCGACAGCACTCCCAGGTAACAGTTCGGAAGTTGCTTTCCGCGGGTCGGAGTTGCTGAGGGATGAAATAAAGAGGCCGGAGCGCCGGAAACTTTTATTTAAGAAAAGGAACAGGTGGAAGAAAAACGCACTCATATAAGAGAAGGTCTTTCCGAGCACATCACCTGCGAGCTAAGCTCGTGGAGGGGAAAGGTGGAGGCCTTTTTCGTGAAGGCCGTTAACGTCTCAAAGGACGGGGCCTGTATAGTAGCGGAGCGTCACCACAAACCGGGCAGCGTGGTGAGCCTCAGGGTCCCGTTCGAAGGCGCCGGGGTCAACTTCCCCGGTCTTGCCGAGGTCAGGTGGACGGCCCCGGCAGGGGAAGGCGGCGGCTTCAGGATGGGGCTCAGGTTTTTAGCGTAGGGCCCCGGGTCATACGATATAGTCCGATAAGGCCGTGGGGCCGGCTTCAAAGCCGGCCCCACGGCCTTTCTTATTTGGAGTAGTTTCGGACTCGCGAAAAATGGGGGAAAACTGGAAGGTTCTGGGTAAAGATGGTGATAAAGGTTATGGTTTAAAAATCCCCACTTTTGGGGGATAGACAGGGGTGGGGATTCATGCTATATAGGAGGTGTATATCCTTAAAAGGAGGCCCTATACTATATGAACGGCATAGATCAAAAGCTCGTTGACAAGGCCCTTACCGCGATATCAGGGGCAGTCGTTTTATTGTTATGTGGGGCTCTTCCTGGGGGGGCGTCCGCGGCCACGGTTACGGAGGAGTGGGCCGTCCGCTACAACGGGTCGGGGAACTCCTCGGATGCCGCCTATGCCATGGCCGTGGACGGCGAGGGCAACGTCTATGTTACGGGGTATAGCTACAGCGATACCGATAGCGACTATGCCACGGTCAAGTACGATGCCGACGGCATCAAGCTATGGGAGGCCCGCTACGACGGGCCCGGGAATTATTCACAGGAATATGCCTATGCCCTGGCCGTGGATAGCGCGGGCAACGTCTATGTCACCGGGGAGAGCTACGGCGAGGGCACCATGAGGGATTACGCCACAATCAAGTATGATGCCGACGGCACGGAACTATGGGTCGCCCGCTACAACGGGCCGGGAAACGGGTGGGATGTCGCCTATGCCCTGGCCGTGGATAGCGCGGGCAACGTCTATGTCACCGGGAAGAGCTACGGCATAGGTTATATGACCGGATATGACTATGCCACGGTCAAGTACGATGCCAACACCGGCACGGAACTGTGGGTCGCCCGCTACACCGGGCTGGGAAGTTACTTTGATTCCGCCTATGCCCTGGCCGTGGATAGCGCGGGCGACGTCTATGTCACCGGGGAGAGCTACGACGGCACCGTATATAACTATGCCACGGTCAAGTACGCTGCCGCCGACGGCACGCAGCTGTGGGTCGCCCGCTACCGCAAAGGGTCTGCTTCGGCCCTGGCCGTGGACGGCGCTGGCAGCGTCTATGTCACGGGGCGCAGCTACGGAGACTATACCACGATCAAGTACGATGCCGACTACGGCGTTGCGCAGTGGGTCGTCCGCTACAGAGGGTCTGCTTCGGCCCTGGCCGTGGACGGCGCGGGCAGCATCTATGTCACCGGGACCAGCTACGGCGACTATACCACTATCAAGTACGCTCCCAATGGCACGCAGCAGTGGGTCTCCCGCTACGACGGGCCGGGGGGCTACCCCGATACCGCCAGTGCCATGGCCCTGGACGGCGCGGGCAACGTCTATGTCACGGGGCGCAGCTCCGGCACCGGCGGCGTCACCAGAAACGACGGATATGACTATGCTACGGTAAAGTACGACCCCAACACCGGCGATGAACTGTGGGTCTCCCGCTACGACGGGCCGGGGCCGGGGGACTACTATGATGCCGCCCATGCCCTGGCCGTGGACGGCTCGGGCAACGTCCATGTCACGGGGACCAGCTACGACGAGAGCACCGGATACGACTATGCCACTATAAAGTACAGCCAGCCCAAGGACCAGGACGGCGACGGTGTCTCTGACGACGCCGATAACTGTCCGGCAACACCTAATGCCGACCAGGTCGATATGGACGATGACGGCATAGGAGACGTATGCGATGACAGCGACGGCGACGACCTCTTTGACAGCGTTGACGTCTGCCCCTATGAAAATCCGACCAGCTTCGACGCGGACCACGACGGCTGTATAGACGGGTTCAGCGGGCTCAAGGACATGGTCGACGCGCTTGTGGCCGCGGAGGTCATAGCCCCGAAGCTTGGTAATAGCCTGCTCCGGAAGATAGCGAATGCCGAGAAGTCGGCCGACAAGGGTGAGGTCTGCGCGGCCATAAGCCATATCGAGGCCTTCGTAAACGAGATAAACGCTCAGACGGGCAAGAAGGTGGTGGCCGGGGATGAGGTCAACGGGCTAATAGCCTACGCCGGGAGCGTCATATCGTATCTCCAGAGCCTGTTTCCCACCGGCGAGAGTTGCTGAGGGTATAAAGGGTATAATAAAGGAAGAAGGGGCGGGCCAAAGGCCCGCCCCTTCTTTATCTTAACAGTATCGGATAACCCCCTACGCCAGAAACCTGAGTCCCATCCTGAACCCGCCGCCTTCCCCTGCCGGGGCCGTCCACCTGACCTCGGCAAGGCCGGGGAAGTTTATCCCGATCCCGGCGCCCTCGAACGGGACCTTGAGGCTCACCACGCTGCCCGGCTCGCGGGTACGCTCCGCCACTATACAGGCCCCGTCCTTTGAGACGTTAACGGCCTTCACGAAAAAGGCCTCCAGCTTACCCCTCCACGAGCTTAGCTCGCAGGTGATGTGCTCGGAAAGACCTTCTCTTGCATGAGTGCGTTTTTCGTCCACGTGATCCGTTCCTTGAATAAAAGTTTCCGTCGTTCCGGCCTCTTTATTCCGGCCCTCAGCCCATCATGGGCTCAGCCCATTTCTTTTTTGATCTTCGCTATGGCTTTTTTCGATTCGAAGATGGCCCTGCCGAGCGGCCTGCCCCTGTGCAAGGTGACGAGCAGGTAGTAGCCGTCCTTGATGGTGGTTATGGCGAGCCTGGCGCCGGTGGTGGATATGCCCACGGACTCGACCTCGCCGCCGTCGTCCTGGCGGGAGGTGACGTCCCGGAGCATATTCAGGATGATCCCCTTGTGGGCGCCTATCTCGGCGAGTTCGAGATCGTCAGTGGCCGAGAACGAGTCCACGGCTTCTCCCTCCCAGTCGAGCATTATGGCGCCAGTGGCGCCGGCCCTCTCCGCGAGCTCCGTGAGTATGGCCCTGAAGACCGACACCGCCCCTACATAACGACGGAGACGGTCTTCGACACCCCCGGCTCCTCCATGGTTATGCCGAAGAGCGTGTCGACCATCTCCATGGTGCGTTTGTTGTGCGTTATAAGGACGAACTGGCTCTTGTCGGACATCTCCCTGACGAAGCCGTTGAACCGGTCTATATTGACGTCGTCCAGCGGCGCGTCCACCTCGTCGAGGAGGCAGAAGGGGCTCGGCTTTATGAGGAATATGGAGAATATGAGGGCGATGGCCGTTAGCGCCTTCTCGCCTCCGGAAAAGAGGTTTATGCCCTGAAGCCTTTTCCCCGGAGGCTGGGCCACTATCTCTATGCCGCTCTCCAGCACGTCCCCGTCGCCGGTGAGTCTCAGCTCGGCCTTGCCTCCGCAGAAGAGTTTCGGGAAGGTCTCCTTGAACTTCCCGTTTATCTCCTCGAAGGTCTTCCTGAACTTCTCCCGCGTGGTGCGGTTTATCCTCGTTATGGCCGCCTGCAGGCTCTCCACGGCCTTCATAAGGTCTTCCTGCTGCTCGACGAGGAAGCGGTGTCTCTCCTCGAGCTCCCCGTACTCCTCGAGCGCGGAGAGGCTCACCTCGCCCATGGCGCCCACCTTCTTCCTCAACTCCTCGGCTCTCTCCTCCAGGGACGAGAACTCCTCGCCCTTAAGCTCTTCTCCCGGCTCGTAGCGGTCGATCTCGGTCCCGTACTTCTCGATTATCCTCTCCTTCAGGTGGTTGGTGCCGAGCTCTATCTCCTTAAGCTCCAGCTCCGAGCGGCCCTTAAGCTCCTGCGCCCCGGAGAGCTCACCGGTAAGGGCCTTGACCTCCCTTTCGAGTTCGGCCCTGGTTACGGAGAGCCCGGTGAGGGCTTCTTCCTTGAGTATCTCGTCCTTCCTTATGGAGTCTTTCCTCTCGAGCAACTCCTCGACCTTCGCCTTGTGGGCCGAGGCCTCTTCCGTCCTGGCCGTCGTCTCAAGGCGCCCCGTCTCTATCTCCTCTTTTTTGGAGGTGAGCCTTCCCGCGGTATCTTCGGTGAGGCGCTCTTTTTCAGCGAGTTGCCCGCTTAAATGTTCACGGCGCCCCTCGGCCGAGGCAAGGGCCACCTTTATCTCCGTCATGGTGTGGGCGAGCGACTCCTTCTTGACGCCGAGCTCTCTTACCTCCCCGGCCAGCGCGGCGGCCTCCTTTTCCGTCTTTTCCAACCCCGCCTCGATCGACTCCCTCTCGGCCGAAAGCCCGGCCTTCCTCGCCGCGGCATTCGTCAAACCCTCACCGGCGGACTCTATCTCCGAGGTGAGCGCGTTCCTCCGTAAGGCGAACCTCGAAATCTCTTCCTCGTATACCTTCAGCCTGCCGTCGAGGTTGACCCGCTCCAGCTCTTCGGTGTGCAGCCTCTCCTTGGACGTGTCGAGCAGTTCCCTGGTGGAGAGTGTAGAGAGCTGCATCTCCTTCAGCGCCTCTTCAAGGGCCGAGAGGTTTTGGGTTAAGACGGGGAGCGCCTCCCAGAGCTCCCTTATCTCGCGTTTTGTCTGGAGCACTCCGCCGTCGGAGCCGTTGGTGTGCCCGCCGGTTATTATCCCCTGGGGGTCTATCATCTCGCCCTTCGGGGTTACGAGCGTGCTGGAGATGCCGTTCCTCTGCCATATCGCCATGGCACTCGTCATGTCGTCGACCAGGAGCACGTCTCCCATGAGGTAGTTAACTACCGCGCGGTACTCTTCCTTTACGGACACTTCGTTTATGAGCGCCCTGGTGCCCGAGGGCGGGGTGTCGTAGGAGGGCGAGCCGGCATGATAGCGCGGCGGCCTGGTGTCCTTCAATGGGACGAAGCTCCCGCGGCCCGAGGCGTGGACGTTCAGGTACTCTATGGCCTCCACCCCTTCCTTCTGGCTCTCCACTATGACGTACTGGAGCCTCTCTCCGAGCACGGCCTCCACGGCCCTCTCGTAGCCCGGGGAGGCCTCCATGACGTCGGCCAGGAGCCCGTGCATGCCTCCCTCCCTCCCGGACTTCATGACGGCCGTGATGCCCTCCTTCGAGCCGTTCAGGCCGGAGCCCATCTCCTCGAGCGCCTCGAGCCTCGCGCTCTTGGCGGCCCGTTCTTCATCGAGGGCCTTCCTCTCGGCGGTCTTGAGCAGAAGCGCGTTTTCCAGTCCGGCGAGCTTCTCGGCGGCCCCGGCGAACTCGGCTTCGGCCGCCTCGCGCTTCCCTCCGGCGTTTTCCATCTCGGCCTTAAGGCCTTCGATGGGGCCTTCCTTCGTCTTGAGCTCCGCTTCCGCCTCATCGAGCTCGGCCCAGGCCTTAGCCTCTCTTTCCCTCAGAAGCTCCTCTTCCTTCAGGAGCGCCTGGATGGAGTGCTTTATGTCCGAGACGGCGGTCATGGCCTCAAGGGCCGTAGCCTCCGCGGCCCTGCGGCGTGAGTCCTTATCGTTAAGCTCTTCGAGAAGGCCCGCCGTGGTGCCCTCGCATTCGGAGAGCCTCGTGCGCTCCTCTTCGACTTTCCCTTCCATCTCGGAGGCCGCGGCCCTGAGGGTTTCCATCTCTTCCTCGATGCGGCCCTTCTGCCGGGTGAGGTCTTCGACGTCGAAGGAGAGCCGCTCCTCGCTCCTCTTAAGTTCCTCGACCCTCATCCGGGCCATCTCTTCGGCGCGTTCCTCCTCGTTCAAGAGTTTTTCCAGATCGTGAGTTCTCT
This window contains:
- a CDS encoding SBBP repeat-containing protein, yielding MNGIDQKLVDKALTAISGAVVLLLCGALPGGASAATVTEEWAVRYNGSGNSSDAAYAMAVDGEGNVYVTGYSYSDTDSDYATVKYDADGIKLWEARYDGPGNYSQEYAYALAVDSAGNVYVTGESYGEGTMRDYATIKYDADGTELWVARYNGPGNGWDVAYALAVDSAGNVYVTGKSYGIGYMTGYDYATVKYDANTGTELWVARYTGLGSYFDSAYALAVDSAGDVYVTGESYDGTVYNYATVKYAAADGTQLWVARYRKGSASALAVDGAGSVYVTGRSYGDYTTIKYDADYGVAQWVVRYRGSASALAVDGAGSIYVTGTSYGDYTTIKYAPNGTQQWVSRYDGPGGYPDTASAMALDGAGNVYVTGRSSGTGGVTRNDGYDYATVKYDPNTGDELWVSRYDGPGPGDYYDAAHALAVDGSGNVHVTGTSYDESTGYDYATIKYSQPKDQDGDGVSDDADNCPATPNADQVDMDDDGIGDVCDDSDGDDLFDSVDVCPYENPTSFDADHDGCIDGFSGLKDMVDALVAAEVIAPKLGNSLLRKIANAEKSADKGEVCAAISHIEAFVNEINAQTGKKVVAGDEVNGLIAYAGSVISYLQSLFPTGESC
- a CDS encoding roadblock/LC7 domain-containing protein, producing MSVFRAILTELAERAGATGAIMLDWEGEAVDSFSATDDLELAEIGAHKGIILNMLRDVTSRQDDGGEVESVGISTTGARLAITTIKDGYYLLVTLHRGRPLGRAIFESKKAIAKIKKEMG
- a CDS encoding PilZ domain-containing protein, with translation MEEKRTHIREGLSEHITCELSSWRGKVEAFFVKAVNVSKDGACIVAERHHKPGSVVSLRVPFEGAGVNFPGLAEVRWTAPAGEGGGFRMGLRFLA
- a CDS encoding SBBP repeat-containing protein → MARDAAEGNGARGIAVDSSGNIYVTGDGDEGIYTIKYDSAGNEFPDQFGLHTGARDGSSIVLNSSANVYVVGNGLDIIKYLPDGTVDWAWDRSGFQSFAVDSSENVYVAGLTDDGNFLAAKYLPDGTVATGWPQYYDGCEWGNTMGLQVDSAGNVYVLGSGTDVVGPDIDPSEYYSVTLKYNAGGELLWHNETPLSPNSYPNVMELDSAGNVYVSGYWSPGIDEENDTFIIKYDTDGNKQWTVSYDYGNYGYRDIPMGISMDPSGDYLYVVGKNKSSFGSDLTVVKYDAVDGTMLCDARYAGLEIHDFDKHQAVDQSGNIYVAASTAGGDNRDYVTVRYNRDCNAQGELDLAWVMTYDGGYGDFVYGMAVDSADNVYVTGGSYSPKSGFGYATVKYSQGEGDGSVALPDSVNLLVAGEVIDSTPR
- the aroD gene encoding type I 3-dehydroquinate dehydratase, producing the protein MKLRGLTLGILPRVAGVVTGNVDGRTVKKALASGADILELRVDTFRDRDPQRIKEAIKKLSARGIPLILTVRSKKEGGRNDLKDAERLALFSALTPAVHAVDIELGSGRILKDVVACARRHRKKVIVSYHDFRSTPGTKALSEKVRRARAAGADMVKVATLARGQDDLKRLAGLLVDSDDLIVIAMGGYGVASRIFFPILGSLLTYGSIMDTTVDKTMRATTASTAPGQLPVSTIKKELKVFGF
- the smc gene encoding chromosome segregation protein SMC, with the translated sequence RTHDLEKLLNEEERAEEMARMRVEELKRSEERLSFDVEDLTRQKGRIEEEMETLRAAASEMEGKVEEERTRLSECEGTTAGLLEELNDKDSRRRAAEATALEAMTAVSDIKHSIQALLKEEELLREREAKAWAELDEAEAELKTKEGPIEGLKAEMENAGGKREAAEAEFAGAAEKLAGLENALLLKTAERKALDEERAAKSARLEALEEMGSGLNGSKEGITAVMKSGREGGMHGLLADVMEASPGYERAVEAVLGERLQYVIVESQKEGVEAIEYLNVHASGRGSFVPLKDTRPPRYHAGSPSYDTPPSGTRALINEVSVKEEYRAVVNYLMGDVLLVDDMTSAMAIWQRNGISSTLVTPKGEMIDPQGIITGGHTNGSDGGVLQTKREIRELWEALPVLTQNLSALEEALKEMQLSTLSTRELLDTSKERLHTEELERVNLDGRLKVYEEEISRFALRRNALTSEIESAGEGLTNAAARKAGLSAERESIEAGLEKTEKEAAALAGEVRELGVKKESLAHTMTEIKVALASAEGRREHLSGQLAEKERLTEDTAGRLTSKKEEIETGRLETTARTEEASAHKAKVEELLERKDSIRKDEILKEEALTGLSVTRAELEREVKALTGELSGAQELKGRSELELKEIELGTNHLKERIIEKYGTEIDRYEPGEELKGEEFSSLEERAEELRKKVGAMGEVSLSALEEYGELEERHRFLVEQQEDLMKAVESLQAAITRINRTTREKFRKTFEEINGKFKETFPKLFCGGKAELRLTGDGDVLESGIEIVAQPPGKRLQGINLFSGGEKALTAIALIFSIFLIKPSPFCLLDEVDAPLDDVNIDRFNGFVREMSDKSQFVLITHNKRTMEMVDTLFGITMEEPGVSKTVSVVM
- the gap gene encoding type I glyceraldehyde-3-phosphate dehydrogenase; this translates as MAIKVAINGFGRIGRNIFRTCLNDSEIEIVVINDLTDARTLAHLLKYDSVFGRLGCPVDATDDSLVVCEREVKITSERDPEKLKWGEFGVDVVLECTGRFTNCEGGHCHIDAGAKKVIISAPAKGEDITICMGVNHDKYDPKKHRTISNASCTTNCLAPVAKVLHESFGIKKGLMTTVHSYTNDQHLLDLPHADLRRSRAAAISMIPTTTGAARAVGLVLPELKGKLDGMAIRVPVPNVSVVDLVAELEKDATAEEVNAALKGAADGKLKGILEVCEEECVSIDFKGVGASSIVDAPSTKVIGGNLVKLLSWYDNEWGFSCRMRDLVKFLAEKGL
- a CDS encoding PilZ domain-containing protein produces the protein MDEKRTHAREGLSEHITCELSSWRGKLEAFFVKAVNVSKDGACIVAERTREPGSVVSLKVPFEGAGIGINFPGLAEVRWTAPAGEGGGFRMGLRFLA
- a CDS encoding methyltransferase domain-containing protein, producing MDGRIRDSVRDFYGDAAREQMPALCCPTSYSKEDTAHIPKEVLDISYGCGSPIGEAGVREGETVLDLGSGGGIDCFIAAKKVGSSGRVIGVDMTDDMLLKAKEAEREVAEKLGFSNVEFKKGFLEEIPVEDGSIDLVTSNCVVNLSHDKGKVMEEVYRILRHKGRFCISDVVSEKEVPEKMRADRKLWGECISGALKEDDFIDMSRKAGFYGLHVESRYLYHEVEGMSFHSITLKGYKFDKGAECLYKGQYAIYHGPFKSVHDDEGHEYPAGTPVEICTDTAEKLSSAPYRGLFTVVDTDGKVEGAACEPDEGGGDGGCC